Sequence from the Armatimonadota bacterium genome:
CTCAGATAGAGGCTGAAGAAGAACTGCGACAAAGCGAACAGCGAAACCGGACACTACTGGCTGCCATGCCCGATCTCATGTTCTTGCTCAGCAGCGATGGTGTCTTCCTCAATTACAAGCCTGATCCTACCGGTCGCCTGCTGGTACCCCCTGAAATGTTCCTCAACCGCCATGTGACTGAGGTGCTGCCACCTGAACTCGCCACCCAAATCCTGCAGCGAATCGACGCACTTAAGCGTAGTGGCGAGATGCAGACGTTCGAGTACCAGATTGAGATTGACAACCAGGTTGAGGTGTACGAAGCCCGCATGGTCTTGCTGCAAGATAACGTCATGGTGCTTTCCCGCAACGTTACTGCCCAACGTCAGGCCGAACGCGAACGAGCAGCCATGCAAGAGCAGATTATTCAGGCGCAACAGGCCACGTTGCGCGAACTGAGTACGCCGCTCATGCCAATTGCTGACGGTGTGGTGGCGATGCCGCTGATTGGAGCCATCGACTCAGCACGGGCCCAGCAAATTATGGAAAGTTTGCTGTACGGCGTGGCCGAATACAAGGCGCGGGTCGCCATTATTGATATTACCGGCGTGAAAGTCGTTGATACGCAGGTTGCCGGAGCGTTGATTCGCGCGGCGCAGGCGGCCAGGATGCTGGGTGCTGAAGTGGTCTTAACCGGGATTAGTCCTGAAATTGCTCAGACGCTGGTGCATATCGGCGCTGACTTAGGCGCGATGAAGACGAAGGCTACCCTGCAAGAAGGTATTCGCTACGCATTGGCGGGCAAGCAATGAGCGGCAGATTGCTACTCTGCCGCTCGTGAAAGCCATTGCGGTGCTGCTCAACGGCGGGGAAGGAGTGCCAGGCGTAATCGGTAGATTGGCAGGGAACGACAGTCGAACTTATTTCATAAAAGCTGGGCCGTCGTGCTGCCAGGCTATCGCACAGGCGACATAAACGCTTGCGAATCAACAAAGACAGCCTGTCCTGCTCCCAGACTGTCGACCATCGCCAGTGACACCTCGCACCGGATGAGTTGCCTTAGTCGCTCGTAATGCGCGTGTCGCGGCGTTTGGAGTGCAGCAGTCGTGCTCACGATCCGGCCCATGGCACGCCGTTGACCCGGCTGGTCACAAGGATACTGTGTGTGCTCGTTACGATCATCGAGTCGGTCAGGAGTAGTGGTTTACAACCCGATCTAACCCCATTACCGCCCCTCTGGAGCTGATCAGGCGACATAACCCGACTCCCATCCGTATGCTATTGTAGCTCCACAAACATTGACACATTGTCTCCACAGACACCATGTCATCCGACTGATTTGACCAGACGACGTGGTGTTCTTGATCACAACATCACCAGAGTGTGTCTGACGTCAGCACGGCAATCAGGCTGGCTGACTTTAGCATCCTGAACACCCTCTCAAACCGCACGCCGGCACGACCCTCCCACTCAGCCGGCCTTCTTCGCTTGCTTTGCCACATATCCGCGTTACCTTTGCGCTCCTGACCCGGTTTATATATCAGAACACCGTGTTGACCCAGGAGTGCAGCATGCCACACTCACGCTTCCCTCGTACCGGTGCCCTCTGTGCGCACCCCATCACCAATCACCGGTCAGCATGCCAGATGACCGCTGTGGTACAATACCACCCCAGAACTGTTTCCCAACCGCTACCCACTCCAGCAGGGAGGTTTCACGATGAGCCAACCGTCGCCCAAAACCACGCTGGTTCCCGACCCACCATCGGCCCCAGCCGACGACCCGTTTCGCTACGGCTGGCGGTTTGTCCACCGTCCCACCCCCGACGACCCCGCTCACCTCGAGCAGGTGCCGCTCACCCTCGAGGATGTCCTCCATCCCGAGGTGGGAGATTTCATCGTGCATAGCATCCGTCA
This genomic interval carries:
- a CDS encoding histidine kinase, producing the protein MNLNDNSTDSLLAECIAQRDRLRRIIETTNLLVVEIDAGGRITYINPACQRYFGVTPEECLQQIAWTFIHPEEQDQAREHFRALIAQQQPSDTFESRLLLRDGSILHLRWTIAIHYTDNGQFSSLTAIAHDIDQLHHMRTRQQLQEEELQTFKLLVELAPDGIAIADTQLRMTYTNQAFCTMLGYESLIGKTVVDITYPDDHQQLADIAKTLQQGQTVHTTIRYVRSDGSLITVQASALGLYNRDGQLTGFASINRDVTAQIEAEEELRQSEQRNRTLLAAMPDLMFLLSSDGVFLNYKPDPTGRLLVPPEMFLNRHVTEVLPPELATQILQRIDALKRSGEMQTFEYQIEIDNQVEVYEARMVLLQDNVMVLSRNVTAQRQAERERAAMQEQIIQAQQATLRELSTPLMPIADGVVAMPLIGAIDSARAQQIMESLLYGVAEYKARVAIIDITGVKVVDTQVAGALIRAAQAARMLGAEVVLTGISPEIAQTLVHIGADLGAMKTKATLQEGIRYALAGKQ